Below is a window of Pithys albifrons albifrons isolate INPA30051 unplaced genomic scaffold, PitAlb_v1 scaffold_45, whole genome shotgun sequence DNA.
cggggtgCTGGGCATGGGGGCACGACGGCCTGTGGCACCAGGGCCGGGGTCGGGGCAGTGCTGGGACGTGGCTGGGGGGCTCCTGGCTCGGGGTACAGCCGGgggtgcccccctgtgcccggGCTGACCCCACTCACCCTCCCCACTCCACCCCACCCAGAGGGACTGGCCGTGTCCCCACCTGCgtccccacagtgcccaggggcGTCCCTGGAGAGTCTCTGCCCACCATGGAGCTCCTGCcactggtgctggtgctgctggccgGGACTTTGGCCACTGGCATTGAGGAGATGACACTGGACATGGCCCCCAACTCCTTCGATGACCAGTACCTGAATTGCAGCTCAGAAATGTGGAAGAAGCTGCCAGTGCTCAACCACTCCGAGTTTGCCTCCAACAGACTCTATGCCCAGGTTTGGGAAGAGGCGGCTTCCAAGCGGcccagacccctggggacactgcaACAGAGGGAACAGGCCATTGCCCTCCTGGCATACACGATGGCAAGCACGGGTCTATACAGGGAGTTGAACAAAGCTGTACGTGAGGGTGGGCGCTCCCAATGTGAATATCTCAAAACCTTCCACTACAAGGTGATGCATTTCCTGCTGACCGAGGCCCTGGGTGACCTGAGGAAGGACGAGTTCTACCCTGGCTGTCTCCGTGTGTACAGGGGTATAAAAAATATCCAGTTCAGTGCCAAGCCTGGTCAGATCATCCGCTTTGGCCAATTCACCTCGAGCTCCCTGAACAGAGAGGTGGCCAAGGAGTTCGGCACTGACACCTTCTTTGAGCTGAACACCTGCCATGGTGCCAGGATCCAGGACTTCTCCTTCCGGCCCCAGGAGGAGGAAGTTCTTATCCCACCTTTTGAGACCTTCAGAGTCACCAGTGTCACCCACCAAAATGACACCACCTTCATCCAACTCAGCTCCCACGGTGTGCACAGCAAATACAGCTGTGCCTGGCTCCGAGGTGACATCCCTGGGGTGGGGACACCCAtgggtgagggcagggacagggcaggggtggcaccagggcaccagctctgctgggacagggggGCGTgtgatggggctggggctgggggtggtgggGTTTGGGCATTGGGAGGTtccatcagctctgctgggatgggattGTGTGAGgttgggattgggatggggaatgggatgagatggggatGTCATGGGATAAACTGGATGGTGatgggtggggtggggtggattggattggattggattggattggattggattggattggattggagtggagtggagtggagtggaatgggatggaatgcgatgggatgggatgggatgggatgggatgggatggtatgggatgggatgggatgggatgggatgggatgggatgggatgggatgggatgggatgggatgagatggcatggcatggcatggcatgacACAACATGGCATGGTGTGGCTTGGTGTGGGACAGTTGAGTCTGCCAGGACAGCTCCCCAACTGCCCCAACCTCCCCTTGGATCTGCCAGATCCCCCCTGGGTGCCCCTGAGCCTTCTGCCAGTTCCCCCTGACCCCCCTCTCCTGTCCCCACAGGAAGCAGTGCCCACATGGACATCCCACACCTTGGGGGGCTTctcctggcagccctggccATGGCTGTGGCCACTGACACCCTCTGAGCCCCGAGGACaccactgtcactgctgccacctctgccactgctgccacctctgtcactgctgccacctctgccacctctgccaccaCGCCCAGTGAAGACGAGGGGTCAGGGACAGAGCCATCGGTGTCACCAGGACGGCAGGACAGACTGGGGGTCACAGGGACCCCCCACTGCAGGGGACACTGGATAAGCCCTCCTTGAGCCTTGCTGGGGTGTCTGGAGGCAGCTGAGTGGGGGGATATGGGGAAAGACATGAGGGAATTTTATTCTacttttggcctttttttctccctttcaatatttttagcttttctttccaaatattaCACTGGTTTTTAAGCTCCTTTCTCGTTTCCTTCTCACTCCCAGCACCACCCCAGCCTCGCCCCCAGGTCTTGGGACTCCTGCTCAGCTTCCTGGCCTGTGGAATCCTCCTGGAGAGCTTATCAAGACAGAGAAATTTAGAGTGAAGTCATTACTGAGGTTGTAAATTGGCCAACCTCATTACTGAGGTTGTAAATTGGAACTTGGCTGTGGCTGTGTAAGGAAATATATGTTAAAACTGCTTAACAATGTATTGTGCAAAGTTTTATGAGGCAGAATGAATGTGTCTGTAGTAGATAAATGTAGGAAATAAATGTAGTAAATAAATGTAGCAGATAAAAGCCAAACTTaccctgtgcccagtgtgtGATTGGCAGACAAAGTTTCCTCCTCCCGCCCAGCGCCACTTCCTTTTCCTATCGatattaaacttttatttacaaaacCTACAGATGTTGAGACTTTGTTTCTCACGCAGCCAAAGCAGCCCCCGCTGCCCTTTGAGGGGTTTGACCCTCAGAACGTGAAACTGAAACTGTTTTCGTTGtggtttttaaatgcaaaggCAGAACCGACAAACACTTCTCGCCCAGAGCCCTGAATTCACCTCAGCGGTTCGGCAGGTGACGCGtcctgtgtgccctgtgggtGACACgtcctgtgtgccctgcaggtgacactttgtgccctgcaggtgacactTTCCTTTGTGCCCTG
It encodes the following:
- the LOC139685227 gene encoding NAD(P)(+)--arginine ADP-ribosyltransferase 2-like; this encodes MELLPLVLVLLAGTLATGIEEMTLDMAPNSFDDQYLNCSSEMWKKLPVLNHSEFASNRLYAQVWEEAASKRPRPLGTLQQREQAIALLAYTMASTGLYRELNKAVREGGRSQCEYLKTFHYKVMHFLLTEALGDLRKDEFYPGCLRVYRGIKNIQFSAKPGQIIRFGQFTSSSLNREVAKEFGTDTFFELNTCHGARIQDFSFRPQEEEVLIPPFETFRVTSVTHQNDTTFIQLSSHGVHSKYSCAWLRGSSAHMDIPHLGGLLLAALAMAVATDTL